One window of the Chryseobacterium camelliae genome contains the following:
- a CDS encoding redoxin domain-containing protein yields the protein MKTALIVLLMVPYCVFSQIQATAFSDLERLRKEQPKPVIIHLYTDWCTVCKMELFELNKDGSLVKALGKNFYFIAFEAEKTKETIRFQGKEFRYIANGKSGIHELALVLSGNKSHPVYPLWVFLDKDLNLLDYHEGFLSAIGLSQKLKDISAEPYRGINP from the coding sequence ATGAAAACTGCCCTGATCGTTTTACTCATGGTTCCGTACTGTGTTTTTTCACAGATACAGGCCACTGCTTTTTCAGATTTGGAAAGGTTGCGGAAGGAACAGCCAAAGCCGGTCATCATCCATCTGTATACCGACTGGTGTACGGTCTGTAAAATGGAACTCTTTGAGCTGAACAAGGATGGTAGCCTGGTAAAAGCACTTGGCAAGAATTTTTATTTCATCGCTTTTGAAGCGGAAAAAACAAAAGAAACCATCCGTTTCCAAGGGAAGGAATTCCGTTATATTGCCAACGGAAAATCCGGTATTCATGAACTGGCCTTAGTTCTGTCAGGAAATAAAAGTCATCCGGTGTATCCGTTGTGGGTATTCCTGGATAAAGATCTGAATCTGCTCGATTATCATGAAGGGTTTTTGAGTGCTATTGGACTGAGTCAGAAATTAAAGGACATTTCTGCTGAACCTTACCGAGGCATTAACCCCTGA
- a CDS encoding GxxExxY protein has product MITQSYLTDLTYRINGACIEVHKILGPGLLESVYQQCLEEEFQLRSIDFKSQLKIPVIYKGKEMNCDFFCDFLVEDLIIVELKSVSQLNEIHRAQILNYINLMKKPKGILVNFNVKNLYHQGQETFVSKYYDMLF; this is encoded by the coding sequence ATGATTACCCAGTCTTATTTAACCGATTTAACATACAGGATCAATGGAGCCTGTATTGAAGTCCATAAGATTTTAGGGCCGGGTCTCTTAGAAAGTGTATATCAACAGTGCTTAGAAGAAGAATTTCAATTGAGAAGTATAGATTTTAAATCTCAACTTAAAATTCCTGTAATATATAAAGGGAAAGAAATGAACTGTGACTTTTTCTGTGATTTTTTGGTTGAAGATCTTATTATTGTAGAATTAAAATCAGTTTCACAACTGAATGAAATCCATCGTGCGCAGATTTTAAATTATATTAACTTAATGAAAAAACCCAAAGGAATATTGGTGAATTTTAACGTAAAAAATTTATATCACCAAGGACAGGAAACCTTCGTAAGTAAATATTACGATATGCTTTTTTGA
- the fahA gene encoding fumarylacetoacetase, protein MKSFVEYSSQSDFSIHNIPFGVAVFNKEYISCCTRIGDQVIDLATLYDFGYFEEIEGLDDNVFEAYTLNEFIELEKPVTNAVRSKIQELLQEGSILSKDQKTIEAAFYELDQVKMMMPVHVPNYTDFYSSIEHATNVGKMFRDPANALLPNWKHLPVGYHGRASSIVVSGTEIIRPKGQMKPADADQPVFGSCKQLDFELEMAFILNKNTEMGESISTQNAEDAIFGMVIFNDWSARDIQSWEYVPLGPFLAKNFGSSVSPWVVTLEALEPFRTASPQQDPEVLDYLKFEGDKNYDINLEVYIQPENGDQNLISESNYKHMYWNMTQQLAHHTVNGCNVEVGDMYASGTISGSDPKSFGSMLELTWRGQNPITLSNGEERKFINDNDTVTMKAWAEKDGVRVGFGEVSGKILPAK, encoded by the coding sequence ATGAAATCATTTGTAGAGTATTCTTCCCAATCAGATTTTTCCATCCACAACATCCCGTTTGGAGTGGCCGTATTCAATAAAGAATACATCAGCTGCTGTACGAGGATCGGAGACCAGGTGATTGACCTGGCTACCCTGTATGACTTCGGTTATTTTGAAGAGATTGAGGGGCTTGATGACAATGTTTTTGAAGCCTATACCCTGAATGAGTTCATAGAACTTGAAAAACCTGTCACCAATGCGGTGCGCAGCAAAATCCAGGAATTGCTTCAGGAAGGATCCATCCTGTCCAAAGACCAGAAAACCATCGAAGCCGCTTTCTACGAGCTTGATCAGGTAAAAATGATGATGCCCGTGCATGTTCCCAATTACACCGATTTCTACAGCAGCATTGAGCATGCGACAAATGTTGGGAAAATGTTCCGCGATCCTGCCAATGCCCTGCTTCCGAACTGGAAACATCTGCCGGTTGGATACCATGGTAGGGCTTCCTCCATCGTAGTTTCCGGAACGGAAATCATCCGCCCGAAAGGCCAGATGAAACCTGCCGATGCAGACCAACCGGTATTCGGATCGTGTAAGCAGCTGGATTTCGAGCTGGAAATGGCCTTTATCCTCAACAAAAACACGGAAATGGGAGAAAGCATTTCAACACAAAATGCCGAAGATGCCATTTTCGGGATGGTTATTTTCAATGACTGGTCTGCAAGAGATATCCAGTCCTGGGAATATGTTCCTCTGGGACCTTTCCTCGCTAAAAACTTCGGTTCATCCGTATCACCATGGGTAGTAACCCTCGAAGCTTTGGAGCCGTTCAGGACCGCCTCTCCTCAACAGGACCCTGAAGTACTGGATTACCTGAAATTTGAAGGCGATAAAAACTACGACATCAACCTTGAAGTCTATATTCAGCCTGAAAACGGAGACCAGAACCTCATCAGCGAAAGCAATTACAAACACATGTACTGGAACATGACACAGCAACTGGCCCACCACACCGTAAACGGCTGTAATGTGGAAGTAGGCGACATGTATGCCAGCGGAACCATTTCCGGCAGCGATCCCAAGTCATTCGGCTCTATGCTGGAGCTTACCTGGAGAGGCCAGAATCCTATTACCCTGAGCAACGGCGAAGAAAGAAAATTCATCAATGATAACGATACCGTTACAATGAAAGCCTGGGCAGAAAAAGATGGTGTACGTGTAGGTTTCGGTGAAGTAAGCGGTAAAATTTTACCTGCTAAATAA
- a CDS encoding acetyl-CoA hydrolase/transferase family protein yields the protein MDQYISAEEAIYTVKSGNRVFFHGSACTPNYLIDELARQSHRLDNVEMVSITQQGNVEIAKPEYAGKFFVNSLFVSSPVRDAVNSDRGDFVPVFLSEIPILFRKNILPLDVALVTVSPPDRHGFCTLGTSVDVARAAVDTAKIIVAIVNPLMPRTHGDGMIHISRISKLVWHEEELPTVDYGSKVGPEEMEVGKNVAALIDDRSTLQMGIGTIPDAVLKCLHNHKDLGVHTEMLSDGVIDLIQNDVINNKYKGYNDNKTITSFCFGTRRLYDYVDDNTVFAFKDVSDVNFPINIMRNKKMVAINSAIEIDLTGQVCADSIGTMQYSGIGGQMDFMRGAALSEDGKPIIAITSRTKRGVSRIVPYLKQGAGVVTTRGHIHWVVTEYGTAYLYGKNLKQRAQELISIAHPDDREMLEKAAYERFKH from the coding sequence ATGGATCAATATATCAGCGCAGAAGAAGCCATTTATACCGTAAAAAGCGGCAACCGTGTTTTCTTTCACGGAAGTGCCTGTACACCTAATTATTTAATTGACGAACTGGCCCGGCAATCCCACCGCCTTGACAATGTGGAGATGGTTTCCATCACCCAGCAGGGGAATGTGGAAATTGCCAAACCCGAATACGCCGGGAAGTTTTTCGTCAATTCCTTATTTGTGTCTTCACCGGTACGGGATGCCGTTAATTCAGACCGGGGCGATTTTGTCCCTGTGTTCCTAAGTGAAATCCCTATTTTATTCAGAAAAAATATTCTTCCGCTGGATGTGGCATTGGTCACCGTTTCCCCACCGGACAGACACGGATTCTGTACCCTGGGAACGTCTGTGGATGTGGCCAGGGCCGCAGTAGATACGGCCAAGATTATTGTAGCCATTGTGAATCCCCTGATGCCGAGAACCCATGGTGACGGTATGATCCATATCAGCAGGATCAGTAAACTGGTATGGCATGAAGAGGAACTTCCTACCGTAGACTATGGGTCCAAGGTTGGTCCGGAAGAAATGGAAGTCGGTAAGAATGTAGCGGCACTTATTGATGACCGCTCAACCCTTCAGATGGGAATCGGGACTATTCCGGATGCCGTCCTGAAATGCCTGCATAACCATAAAGACCTGGGGGTCCATACTGAAATGCTGAGCGACGGGGTGATCGACCTGATCCAAAATGATGTCATCAATAACAAATACAAAGGTTATAACGATAATAAAACCATTACAAGCTTCTGCTTCGGCACCAGAAGGCTGTACGACTATGTAGATGACAATACCGTTTTCGCATTCAAAGATGTAAGCGATGTCAATTTCCCGATCAATATCATGAGGAATAAAAAAATGGTGGCCATCAATTCTGCCATTGAAATTGACCTGACCGGACAGGTATGCGCAGATTCTATCGGAACCATGCAGTACAGCGGGATCGGCGGCCAGATGGACTTCATGCGTGGCGCGGCGCTGAGCGAAGACGGAAAACCGATTATCGCCATTACTTCCAGGACGAAAAGAGGCGTTTCCAGAATTGTCCCGTACTTAAAACAGGGAGCCGGAGTCGTGACGACCAGAGGACACATCCATTGGGTCGTTACGGAATACGGAACGGCATATCTGTATGGAAAGAACCTGAAGCAGAGAGCCCAGGAACTGATCAGCATCGCGCATCCTGATGACCGCGAAATGCTGGAAAAGGCAGCTTATGAAAGGTTTAAGCATTAG
- a CDS encoding TonB-dependent receptor plug domain-containing protein, whose amino-acid sequence MFRILFFTVLISSYCFSQDHDSIVSVYAQKKDSAASGNAIKTRQIDDVVITGTIKAVSRSKSPVPVEIYSQKFFRKNPTQNIFEAIAMVNGIKPQLNCSVCNTGDIHINGLEGPYTMILIDGMPIVSSLSTVYGLSGIPNSLIDRIEVVKGPASSLYGSEAMGGVINIITKNALTAPKFSTDLMTSTWSENSIDVSTKFSMGKTAASLLSVNYFNFSRKIDDNKDNFTDAALQNRISVFNKWNFRRKENRMASIALRYLYEDRYGGEMQWNRRYRGSSEVYGESIYTNRVEAFGLYQWPVKEQVITQFSYNYHTQNSFYGSNPYEATQKVAFVQTYWNRSFRKHDLIAGLTFKKTFYDDNTPGTLSADGLVNEPMNSPILGAFAQDQWEINDQHTLLLGYRYDYDRIHHSVHSPRLAWKFSPNPYHALRFNFGTGFRVVNLFTEDHAALTGSREVVVRSDLKPERSVNGNINYIWKIPAGNRMVSLDASVFYTYFSNKIVGDFDSEPDKIIYDNLNGYGISRGASVNAEYSFNFPLSFNIGITFLDVYQKFDHEINKVRQLHAPKWSGTYAFTYRFPNALTVDFTGQVYGPMRLPVLPDDYRPEYSPWYTLANIQVSRSFDSGFEVYCGIKNLLNFTPKDPLMRPFDPFDRYADDPVNNPKGYTFDTAYGYAPMQGIRGFLGIKYTLK is encoded by the coding sequence ATGTTTAGAATATTATTTTTTACGGTGTTGATTTCATCGTATTGCTTTTCTCAGGACCATGACAGCATTGTTTCAGTGTATGCTCAAAAAAAGGATTCTGCCGCTTCCGGAAATGCAATAAAAACCCGGCAGATTGATGATGTGGTGATTACGGGTACAATAAAGGCGGTAAGCAGGTCCAAAAGCCCGGTTCCGGTAGAAATATACAGCCAGAAGTTTTTCCGGAAAAACCCCACACAGAATATTTTTGAGGCAATTGCCATGGTGAACGGGATCAAGCCGCAGCTGAACTGTTCGGTCTGCAATACCGGCGATATCCATATCAACGGGCTGGAGGGGCCATATACAATGATTTTGATTGACGGGATGCCCATTGTAAGTTCGCTGTCTACCGTATATGGACTGAGCGGAATTCCGAACAGCCTGATCGACCGGATTGAAGTGGTTAAAGGCCCAGCCTCTTCACTCTATGGCTCCGAGGCCATGGGCGGAGTCATCAACATTATTACCAAAAATGCTCTGACCGCACCAAAATTCAGTACCGACCTGATGACCAGTACCTGGAGCGAAAATAGTATTGATGTTTCCACCAAATTCAGCATGGGCAAAACAGCAGCTTCTTTATTGAGCGTCAATTATTTTAATTTTAGCCGGAAAATCGATGACAATAAAGACAATTTCACTGATGCTGCATTGCAGAACAGGATTTCCGTATTCAACAAATGGAATTTCCGCAGAAAGGAGAACCGGATGGCCAGCATTGCGCTGAGGTACCTTTACGAAGACCGTTATGGCGGGGAAATGCAGTGGAACAGACGGTACCGCGGCAGCAGTGAGGTGTACGGAGAGAGTATCTATACCAACAGGGTGGAAGCTTTCGGGCTCTATCAGTGGCCGGTAAAAGAACAGGTAATCACACAGTTTTCTTATAATTACCATACCCAGAATTCATTTTACGGTTCCAATCCTTATGAGGCCACCCAGAAAGTAGCTTTCGTGCAGACTTACTGGAACAGGTCTTTCAGAAAGCATGATCTTATTGCGGGACTGACTTTCAAAAAGACTTTTTATGATGATAATACTCCGGGGACCCTTTCGGCAGACGGGCTGGTCAATGAACCGATGAACTCACCCATATTAGGGGCTTTTGCTCAGGATCAGTGGGAAATCAATGATCAACATACTTTATTGTTGGGCTACCGGTACGATTATGACCGGATCCATCATTCCGTACATTCTCCGAGGCTGGCCTGGAAATTTTCTCCGAATCCTTATCATGCCCTGCGGTTTAATTTCGGTACAGGTTTCAGGGTAGTGAACCTATTTACTGAGGACCATGCAGCGCTTACCGGTTCAAGGGAGGTGGTGGTACGCTCAGACCTGAAGCCGGAGCGTTCTGTGAACGGAAATATCAACTATATCTGGAAAATTCCTGCCGGAAACCGGATGGTCAGCCTCGATGCCTCAGTTTTTTATACCTATTTCAGCAACAAGATTGTTGGGGATTTCGACTCGGAACCGGATAAGATTATCTATGATAACCTGAACGGATATGGAATTTCCCGGGGAGCTTCGGTCAATGCGGAATACAGCTTTAATTTTCCGTTAAGTTTCAACATTGGAATAACTTTTCTGGATGTATATCAGAAATTTGACCACGAAATCAACAAAGTACGGCAATTGCATGCTCCGAAATGGAGCGGAACTTATGCTTTTACTTATAGGTTTCCTAATGCCCTGACGGTAGATTTTACCGGACAGGTCTACGGGCCGATGCGCCTTCCTGTACTGCCTGATGATTACCGGCCGGAATATTCACCCTGGTATACATTGGCCAATATCCAGGTGTCCAGAAGTTTTGATTCAGGATTCGAAGTGTACTGCGGAATCAAAAACCTGCTGAATTTTACCCCGAAAGATCCGCTGATGAGGCCGTTTGATCCGTTTGACCGGTATGCGGACGACCCGGTGAACAATCCTAAGGGATATACCTTCGATACCGCTTACGGATACGCGCCGATGCAGGGAATCCGTGGGTTCCTGGGAATTAAATATACCTTGAAATGA
- a CDS encoding homogentisate 1,2-dioxygenase: MRYHQSGNIPQKRHTIFKSPEDKFYYEQLFGTEGFHGISSLLYHIHRPTQIKSISKPKDVTPKIAIDKNVTPRMFKGMNVSPEDDVLDSRKFLMVNNDLKMGLSKPRKSMDYFYKNAECDELLFVHNGNGILKTFVGNLEFSTGDYLIIPRGTIYQVELHSDDTVFFILESHSPIYTPKRYRNEFGQLLEHSPFCERDIVAPVFVEPKDEKGEFLIRVKKENQITDFIYATHPFDVVGWDGYFYPYKFNIKNFEPITGRIHQPPPVHQNFEGHNFVVCSFCARMYDYHPQSIPAPYNHSNIDSDEVLFYTEGDFMSRNHIDLMDFTLHPGGIVHGPHPGAMERSIGKKFTEEYAVMVDPFRPLKITEEALKVEDPSYKTSWLDEEDPTLKDRLQE, encoded by the coding sequence ATGAGATATCATCAGTCGGGAAATATCCCTCAGAAAAGGCATACGATTTTTAAATCTCCTGAAGACAAATTCTACTATGAGCAGCTTTTCGGCACCGAGGGCTTCCATGGAATTTCTTCTTTGCTGTATCACATCCACCGTCCTACCCAGATCAAATCGATCAGTAAACCGAAGGATGTAACACCGAAAATTGCCATCGACAAGAACGTAACACCAAGGATGTTCAAAGGGATGAATGTAAGTCCTGAAGATGATGTCCTGGACAGCCGTAAGTTTCTGATGGTGAACAATGACCTGAAAATGGGATTGTCCAAACCGAGGAAATCCATGGATTATTTCTATAAAAATGCGGAATGCGATGAACTTCTGTTTGTACACAACGGAAACGGGATCCTGAAAACATTCGTCGGCAACCTTGAATTTTCTACAGGCGATTACCTGATCATTCCAAGGGGGACCATTTACCAGGTTGAGCTGCATTCCGATGATACCGTCTTCTTCATTCTGGAAAGCCATTCCCCGATTTATACTCCGAAAAGGTACAGAAATGAATTCGGCCAGCTCTTGGAACATTCCCCGTTTTGTGAAAGGGACATCGTTGCTCCTGTATTCGTAGAACCTAAAGATGAAAAGGGGGAATTCCTGATCAGAGTAAAGAAAGAAAACCAGATTACGGATTTTATCTACGCTACGCATCCTTTTGATGTGGTAGGCTGGGACGGTTATTTCTATCCTTATAAATTCAACATCAAAAATTTTGAGCCTATTACCGGAAGGATCCATCAGCCACCTCCGGTACACCAGAATTTTGAAGGCCATAATTTCGTGGTATGTTCATTCTGTGCCAGGATGTATGACTATCATCCACAATCGATACCGGCTCCTTACAACCACTCCAATATCGACTCCGACGAAGTGCTGTTCTATACTGAAGGTGATTTTATGAGCCGGAACCACATCGACCTGATGGACTTTACGCTCCACCCAGGCGGAATTGTGCACGGCCCGCATCCGGGAGCCATGGAACGCAGCATCGGAAAAAAATTCACGGAAGAGTACGCCGTGATGGTTGATCCGTTCCGTCCGCTGAAAATTACGGAAGAAGCCCTGAAAGTAGAAGACCCTTCTTACAAGACTTCCTGGCTGGATGAGGAAGACCCTACCCTGAAAGACCGTTTACAGGAGTAA
- the hppD gene encoding 4-hydroxyphenylpyruvate dioxygenase, with protein sequence MSTLTFAEKIAQAENFLPINGTDYIEFYVGNAKQAAHYYKTAFGFQSVAYAGPETGVRDRASYVLQQGKIRLVLTTGLKSDSVISEHVKKHGDGVKILALWVDDAYQAFEETTKRGGKPYLEPVTLTDENGEVRMSGIYTYGETVHMFVERKNYSGAFMPGYEPWVSDYNPEEAGLLYVDHCVGNVDWDRMIPTVEWYEKVMGFVNILSFDDKQINTEYSALMSKVMSNGNGFAKFPINEPAEGKKKSQVEEYLDFYEGEGVQHIAVATRDIIHTVTELKKRGVEFLSAPPEAYYEMVPERVGHIDEDIKKLQDLGILIDHDEEGYLLQIFTKPVEDRPTLFFEIIERHGAQSFGAGNFKALFEALEREQARRGNL encoded by the coding sequence ATGTCAACACTTACATTTGCCGAAAAAATTGCTCAGGCCGAGAATTTTCTGCCGATCAATGGTACAGATTACATTGAGTTTTATGTAGGAAATGCCAAGCAGGCTGCCCATTATTACAAAACCGCTTTCGGTTTTCAGTCAGTGGCATATGCCGGTCCTGAAACAGGCGTAAGAGACCGTGCATCGTATGTTCTCCAGCAAGGCAAAATCAGGCTTGTTTTAACCACCGGACTGAAATCCGATTCTGTGATCAGCGAGCATGTGAAAAAACACGGTGACGGGGTGAAAATCCTGGCCCTTTGGGTAGATGATGCGTATCAGGCTTTCGAGGAGACCACAAAAAGAGGCGGAAAACCATATCTTGAGCCGGTTACCCTGACCGATGAAAACGGCGAAGTAAGAATGTCCGGGATTTATACGTACGGAGAGACAGTGCATATGTTTGTGGAGAGAAAGAATTACTCAGGCGCTTTTATGCCGGGCTATGAACCATGGGTAAGTGACTACAATCCTGAAGAAGCCGGTTTATTGTACGTAGACCACTGCGTAGGAAATGTTGACTGGGATAGAATGATTCCTACCGTAGAATGGTACGAAAAAGTAATGGGATTTGTAAACATCCTGTCTTTTGATGATAAACAGATCAATACAGAATATTCTGCCCTGATGTCTAAAGTAATGTCCAACGGAAACGGCTTTGCCAAATTCCCGATCAATGAGCCGGCAGAAGGCAAAAAGAAATCGCAGGTGGAAGAATACCTTGATTTTTATGAGGGTGAAGGCGTTCAGCACATTGCCGTAGCAACCAGAGATATTATCCATACAGTAACCGAACTGAAGAAACGCGGTGTTGAATTTCTTTCTGCCCCGCCGGAAGCATATTACGAGATGGTTCCGGAGCGTGTAGGCCATATTGACGAAGATATCAAGAAACTTCAGGATCTTGGCATCCTTATTGACCATGATGAGGAAGGCTATTTACTTCAGATCTTTACGAAGCCTGTGGAAGACCGACCTACCCTTTTCTTTGAGATCATTGAAAGGCATGGTGCACAGAGTTTTGGTGCAGGAAACTTCAAGGCTTTGTTTGAAGCGCTGGAGAGAGAACAGGCCAGAAGAGGGAACCTTTAA